Proteins from a single region of Argiope bruennichi chromosome 6, qqArgBrue1.1, whole genome shotgun sequence:
- the LOC129971420 gene encoding prostaglandin E synthase 2-like, with the protein MASRLKIPIVNRIFSLVIHKERPKCPVFLQPRWRSTLNAAAPPKTQSNRKLIIGTAIGAVGIGFGLYSYLSPSDSKQKHQTGVALIEKTDYTRNDDIVDIKPSREIFGPATGIGLDLTLYQYQTCPFCCKVRAFLEFYGIPYKIIEVNPVMRQQLKFSKYKKVPILIVEDKEASKKHQLNDSSVIISILGTFLEDVSFGLESVLKYYVPVAYINEDGKEVEEIMNKYFLMFGDKYKESADTFLKKERQWRKWADNVFVHVLSPNIYRSYNEALQAFNYFSEVGEWEKNFSTIERLIVIYVGATAMYFVGKRLKKKHGLKDDVRESLYDASRQWMKEIGSKKKFMGGDLPNLADLAVYGMLSSIEGCLAFQDLLKNTNIGPWYYNVKEAVANHHGFQKLKL; encoded by the exons ATGGCGTCTCGTTTGAAAATCCCAATTGTTAATCGAATATTTAGTCTTGTAATCCATAAAGAAAGACCAAAATGTCCGGTTTTTCTGCAACCAAGGTGGCGTTCTACATTAAATGCTGCTGCCCCCCCTAAAACTCAATCTAATCGAAAACTTATTATTGGAACTGCTATTGGTGCCGTGGGTATTGGTTTTGGATTATATAGTTATTTGTCACCTTCTGATTCCAAACAAAAGCATCAAACCGGTGTGGCTCTTATAGAAAAAACAGATTACACAAGAAATGATGACATTGTGGATATTAAACCATCGAGAGAA ATATTTGGTCCAGCTACTGGTATCGGACTTGATTTAACCCTCTACCAATATCAAACATGTCCGTTTTGTTGCAAGGTTCGTGCTTTTCTTGAGTTCTATGGTATTCCATATAAGATAATTGAAGTTAATCCTGTTATGAGGCAGcaactgaaattttcaaaatataaaaaagttccAATTCTTATTGTTGAAGATAAAGAAGCATCCAAAAAG CATCAACTGAATGATTCTTCAGTTATCATCAGCATCTTGGGGACATTTCTTGAAGATGTTTCTTTTGGATTAGAATCAGTTCTAAAGTATTATGTTCCTGTAGCTTATATTAATGAAGACGGTAAAGAAGTcgaagaaataatgaataaatattttcttatgtttggAGACAAGTATAAAGAAAGTGCAGATACTTTTTTAAA GAAAGAGAGGCAGTGGCGGAAATGGGCTGATAATGTATTTGTTCATGTTCTGTCTCCAAATATTTACCGATCATATAATGAAGCCCTACAAGCTTTCAATTATTTCTCTGAAGTTGgagaatgggaaaaaaatttctcaacTATTGAAAGGCTTATTGTCATTTATGTTGGAGCCACAGCTATGTATTTTGTtggaaaaagattaaagaaaaa ACATGGGTTGAAAGATGACGTACGAGAATCTTTGTATGATGCCTCTAGACAGTGGATGAAGGAAATTGGctcaaaaaagaaattcatgGGTGGTGATTTACCGAATCTTGCAGATTTA GCTGTTTATGGTATGCTTAGTTCAATCGAAGGGTGTTTAGCATTTCAAGACTtgctgaaaaatacaaatattggcCCTTGGTATTATAATGTAAAGGAAGCTGTTGCCAATCATCATGGATTCCAGAAGTTAAAACTATAA